In the genome of Dama dama isolate Ldn47 chromosome 33, ASM3311817v1, whole genome shotgun sequence, the window AGCAAAAGGGAACTTTTCTGGGGTGTTAGAACTGTTacacttacttaacttatatacagagtatatgaTGAGAAatgccagctggatgaagcacaagctggaatcaagatggtggaagaaatatcaataacctcagatatgcagatgacaccaccttatggcagaaagcaaagatgaaagtgaaagaggagagtgaaaaagctggcttaaaactcaacattcaaacaatgaagatcatggcatttggtcccgtcactttatgacaaatggatggggaagcaatggaaacagtgacagactttattttcctgggctccaaaatcactgcagatggtgactgcaggcatgaaattaaaacacttgctccttggaagaaaagctgtgacaaacctagatagtgtattaaagagaagagacattactttgccaacaaaggtccatctagtcaaagctatggtttttccagtaatcatgtatggatgtgagaattagaccatatagaaagctgagcattgaagaattgatgcttttgaactgtggtgttggagaagactcttgagagtcccttggacagcaaggagatacaaccagtccatcttaaaggaaattagtcctgaaaattcattggaaggactgatgttgaagctgaaactccagtactttggccacctgatgcaaagaactgactcctctgaaaagaccctgatgttgggaaagattgaaggtgggaggagaaggggatgacagaggatgagatggttggatggcatcaccaactcaatggacatgagtttgggcaggctctgggagttggtgatggacagggaggcctagcatgctgcaatgcatgcagtcacaaagagtcggacatgactgagtgataacCTGAACTGAGAACTGTTACGTATCCTGATTGTCATAGTGGTATATGAATCTATACATATATCCAAACTCATAGAACTATtcaccaaaataaagtcagctttgctgtatgtaaaatgaaaattaaaaaggtGTTTTCAAAACAATACCACCATTATACACTCATTAGGACTGCTAAAATTAAAAAGCCCAGCAACGCctagtgttggtgaggatgtggaatgcACATATTGTGGTGTGAGTGGAAAACAGCACAACCACTTTAAAGAACTGAACTCACCATtttacttctaggtatttatttattacaaATGCAAACATGTCTGCAAAAAAACTTTAgtccaatgttcatagtagctttattcataatactgAAAGCTGAAAACAAATGTctatcaataggtgaatggatgagTAAACTGGgatatccataaaatggaatactacttgtcAATACAATctatgcagcaacatggatgaatctcagaaaTACATTGGGCCAGATACAAAAGATTGGTCATATTTATATGAATGAACAGTACTAATCCTATGAATGGAAATCATAAGAGCAGTTCTTTTGAGTGGGAATTGGTAAGGACTGCTTGGAAGGAGGCATGAAAGAAATGTATAGGTtatggaaatattctatatcttgatgGAAATGTCAAGTGCTTTGATTTGAAATAATGTCAATAAAAGAGAAATCAGTTTACAAATTGGATATGATGGTCCTTTGTCCTTAACAGTATGGTTCCTGAACTTGTAGCTAATGGGAGTGGAGTGGGGAGAGGAATAGACAGCCTTTCTAAAGAAATGAATTAGTGATACTCCATTCCTACAATACAGTCTTTAGTTTGAGTACATTATCTTGATTATCTACAGGACCACAAAATATCTAAGTGGTAAAATATTTATGCCACCAACTAGGTTTAGCAATAGTGCTTCTATCATGGATAGAATATTCTATAGTAATCACTTCAGTTCATTAATTTATATCATGTTTACCATCTGCTTCTTTCCAACTAATAGAACCAGTAAGCAGACAGGCCTGGATATTTCCACTTGCAGAGGAAACTGACCCAGAGAGGTCACACTTCCCAGTGTGAGCTCCCATTCCTAATTACAGGTTCTTCTGGGAATAACAGTTGCTCCAATAATACTTTATCTTATAGTTTTTAAGTGTTTAACACTTATAGGTTTTAAGTGTTAAACATCCTCCCCTTCTTGAATTTAtagagcctccctccccacctctagTTTTGAAGTTAATTCTGACGAAGACCAATACAGCTCCTTTCGAGGCTCTATTGTTTCTCTTTGCTCACTGGCCCAGTGTCTGATCTGGTCTCCATCAGCAGGGACATTACAGTTCAGAGCTTCCAAGGCTCCCAGGGACCACTACCCAGGACCAGCTGTCAGCTCTGGTCTTCAGGGCCTATCTGGGATAAAATGACACTGATATGTTCATGTCATTGGGTACAACTGGTCCAGTAACTGTCTAATGGAATTTCTTATCGTCACATGCTTAGAAAAGATGTACTTGCCCTGATAGAACAGGATTGTTAATCTCATATGTTTGTTAATCAGACTGTAATTCTGTGGTTTTCTGGAAGAGTGATCctgaaaagaaaatcagagccaaaaacaaaaagtttatgCTACTTCTGTTCATGGTAACAGCTGTCCAAACACTTGATAGACATGGTAAAAGGCAGAAATAGAGAGTTTCCTGGTGGTCTTGTTGTTGACTCCTTGTGACTGTGTGTACTGTAGCCCTCccggctcttctatccatgagatttcccaggcaagaatactggagtaggctgccatttccttctccaggggatcttcccaccccagggatcaaacccgtctcctgcattgcaggtggattctttaccactgggccaccagggaagccctccctgatggTCTTGAGTAATGCTAAGATTTGGTGCTTTCACCATGTGGcccggattcagtccctggttggggaactgagatcccccaAGCTGTGtgtcatggccaaaaataaataaaattacagaggTGAATAAAGAAATGTGAATAAAATTACCTTAAAGGCAATCAAATCCCAACCTGTATGTCACTGAAGAATAACCTTTATATAATTTCAGTCTCCTCTAATAAGACAGTTGATTCAAAATGAAGCAATAGTTTCAACAATGTTCACTATTAATGCATGCCAATAGTTGAGCAGATATAATTGGCCTTCTAAGGACTGGCCTTAGGATGAGCTCTCCTAAGTTAATTCTTAGACTCTATTATTCATCTGACAGGTTAGAAAGTTAACACAGCTATCAGTTAAAGGTGTGATATATTTAATGCTGGATGTTAGCAAAGAAAAGGTGTTTGGCTCTCTTGTCATTGTAACTGGCTGATACAGAAGTATgagtataaaatgttttttaaaatacacttttcaaaaatactgaaaatcaaCTTCTTTTATACTATAGTTTAACATCTTAAGATACATAAACAGCTGTCAGTGAGAACATTCTTCAACCATCTAGCCAGTATTTAGTGAGTTTCTCTGTGTTCAGGACCATAAATATAAGTGCTTTCAAAATGTacttaacaaaataaaatcaaagcgAGATAGAGTGAGAATGAGATGACAGCTCATTCAGGCTATAATTAGTGCAAATGCCCAGAAAGGATCCTTAGCATTATCTTTGTCCCAATATGTGAAGTGGCCATTTGTTCATGCCACtgccagcaaaaataaaatacaaagatgcCTTTCCCCCCCACCATTCCTTCCCCAAATCccaacatatacatacacatacattagAGTCATACATAAAGAAAAGAAGGCCCCTTTTACTTGGTTCCCTCCACGTTAATGTAGtgtaatgttagtcgctcagtcatgtcctactgtgtgcaaccctatagactgtagcccaccaggctcctctgtccatgggattctcctggcaagaacactggaatgggtacccatgcccttctctagtggatcttagATCCTTTAAATAGAAGATGCAGTTTACAGCAGCTCATTCTGTATATTTCATCTTGAAGCTGTGGCCCTCCATCCTGGATTGAATGTCATCAGATTGAGCCTGGTGAGTAAGCTCCTTGGGTATATGTCAGGGAAGGTTCACCAAAAAGCTACAACTTgaatatgaaagtgaagtgaaagtgaagtcgctcagttatgtccaaatctttgtgaccccacagactgtagcctgccaggctcctccattcatggaattttcccagcaagaatactggagtgggttgtcacttccttctctaggggatcttcctgacccaggggttgaacctaggtctcccacattgcaggcaaactctttactgtctgagccaccggggaatacCCAACTTGAATATGAGTGGAGCCAATACACACAGCTCTATCAAAGAAAGAACACAAAAACTTCCAAAATCTGCCCTGGGAATGAACAGGCTGCTAAATCCTTGGGAGCCTTTCTTAAATACTAGATTAACAGAAATGGTTATTGCTGTTGTCCTACTTTATATCATATTCTAAGCCTTTAAACAGGTTTTAAGGTTTCATATCTCAAGCTATAGCTTTAAATGGGCCCTAGCCCTGAATTAATGCAAATATCTATATAATAAAAACCACATTGTAGTCTTTAAAAGCTGAATGAATATACTGTCTTTCAAAGTTTAATGCAGTTAATTAAAATgccaattctttaaaaatataaagttcattaaaaaaaataacaaagttcCTAACAGCATGTTTGTCATTGTTTGTTCTGTAATAAGGGATACTAAGAGTATATTTTCCTTCTTGTAGAGGTCCATGAAAATCAGACAGTTAACAGAGGACTCTGTATTGGTAATACTGACTATAAATTCTTAACCAGATCAAATGACACCAGCTAAACTGGCAAGCAGAAACGAACTCAAATTTAATACTCTCATGAAAAAGTAAAGGCTAGAAAAGCTAGCAGATGTGATTTTGGTCCATCTGAAGGGCACTACTCTACAGCCTTGGAGACTGAGTAGCTGGTTTCGTCCTCAGACACACAGAACACACGCTTTGTGCAGCTGGTCTTGAGCAGACTGTCACAGTGACTCTTCATGAAGTCACACGTGGGGCCAAATCTTCTCAATGGAGAGGCAGAGAAAACCACATTGAGAAGTGAAAGGATGATATCTGAGAGTCTCATAAACCTGAGTAGAGCCATGTGGTGTCTTTTTCTGTAAACTGGGAATCTACCTCAGATGTTCATCATAAAAATTACATGCACTTCTACACTTAAAGCATCTAGAACTGCCTTGGAACATGGAAGGTGTTCAGtaagatttcttttccttctctctcttagaTTGTCTCCTAAATCTACAAAAATCAAATTATTAACTAATTTAAGTGCtttagacgaatggataagagagacaatatctgtgtctcttttgcggtctcacatatagggtcatgtTTCAGAATTATAATTAGGAAAGAGAATTATAGCCCAAGAATGTTGACAGTCATTTGGGATATTAAAGAGTTATCAGGTGATCGACCTATGTCAGGTGTCAATGTTCCATCTCAATGACCAGGTTCTCCAGGTGGTGACAGGAAACAGGCTCTGTTCTGGGGGCAAGTCTGCTTCACCTGACCATGCCTATTTATGACTATAAATATTGAACTTCAGTCTCCAGCCCTGTAATCTAAACCCCTGTAGAAAATGACAAGTAGCTCCTCATCAACTAGTTGAAGAATACCTGATCTAGATCACCACTAAGATGGTAAAACATTTAAACTTTATATTCTGTATTCATTTCCCAGTCATGTCATGTTCTAATTCAATGACACAACTATACTAATGACACATGAATTAAGCTCTGTAAAATTCTTAAGCCAGTTCCTTAAGCAACTGTTGCTAAATGGAGGTGGGGAGTGGTGGGTACTGGGTAACAATGTCAGAATATTGTTAGTTTGTTACAACTGGATTATTATTTAGACCTTGTAATTGAAATTAAGAATCTGAGCCCAAATCAGAACATGAAACTAATAgaacacaaaatacaaaaatgaatgtTCAGTCCTCAATTCACTGCAATCTGAAAATCATGATCCACTCATTCTTTTATACTAAGTCAATTACTGACTCCATAGACTCCTATATCACATTTGTAAAATGCTTTCTGTTCTGAAAgggctttcttatttttttcccttctaattcACATGGATCTTTTCTCTTTACAAAgtgactgatttaaaaaaaaaaaaaatttatttaattggaggctaatgtaGTGGCTGTGCTTtcctggagcagccgtgaagagatagccttcgtccgaggtaagagaaacccaagtaagacggtaggtgttgagagatggcatcagagggcagacacactaaaaccataatcacagaaaactagccaatctgatcacaggaccacagccttgtctaactcaatgaaactaagccatgccgtgtggggccacccaagactgccaggtcatggtggagaggtctgacagaatgtggtccactggagaagggaatggcaaaccacttcagcattcttgccttgagaaccccatgaacagtatgagaaggcaaaatgataggatactgaaagagaaactccccaggtcggcaggtgcccaatatactactggagatcaatggagaaataactccagaaagaatgaaggaatggagccaaagcaaaaacaataccctgttatggatgtgactggtgatagaagcaaggtccgatgctgtaaagagaaatattgcatagatacctggaatgttaggtgcatgaatcaaggcaagttggaagtggtcagacaggagatggcaagagtgacagccaacattctaggaatcagtgaactaaaatggactggaatgggtgaatttaactcagatgatcattatatctactactgtgggcaagaatcccttagaagaaatggagtagctatcatggtcaacaaaagagtccgaaatgcagtacttggatgcaatctcgaaaacgacagaatgatctctgtttgtttccaaggcaaaccattcaatatcacggtaatccaagcctatgccccaaccagtaacgcggaagaagctgaaggtgaatggttctatgaagacctacaagaccttttagaactaacacccaaaaaagatatccttttcattataggggactggaatgcaaaagtaggaagtcaagaaacacctggagtaacaggcaaatttggccttggagtacagaatgaagcagggcaaaggctaatagagttctgccaagagaatgcactggtcatagcaaataccctcttccaacaacaccagagaagactctacacatggacatcaccagatggtcgacactgaaatcagattgattatattctttgcagccaaagatggagaagctctgtacagtcagcaaaaacaagaccaggagctgactgtggctcagatcatgaactccttattgccaaattcagacttaaactgaagaaagtagggaaaaccactagaccattcaggtatgacctaaatcaaatcccttatgactatacagtggaagtgagaaatagatttaagggactagatctgatagacagagagcctgatgaactatggacagaggttcgtgatattacaggagacagggatcaagaccatccccatggaaaagaaatgcaaaaaggcaaaatggttgtctaaggaggccttacaaatagctgtgaaaagaagagaagtgaaaagcaaaggagaaaaggaaagatattcccatttgaatgcagagtttcaaagaatagccaggagagataagaaagccttcctcagggatcaatgcaaagaaatagaggaaaacaacagaatgggaaagactagacatctcttcaagaaaattagagataccaagggaatatttcatgctaagatgggtttgataaaagacagaaatggtatggacctaacagaagcagaagatattaagaagaggtggcaagaatacacagaagaactgtaccaaaaagatcttcacgacccagataatcacaatggtgtgatcactcacctagagcgagacatcctggaatgtgaagtcaagtgggccttagaaagcatcactatgaacaaagctagtggaggtaatggaattccagttgagctatttcaaatcctgaaagatgatgcagtgaaagtgctgcactcaatatgccagcaaatttggaaaactcatcagtggccacaggactggaaaaggtcagttttcattccaatccctaagaaaggcaatcccaaagaatgctcaaactaccgcacaattgtactcatctcacatgctactaaagtaatgcttaaaattctccaagccaggcttcagcaatacgtgaaccgtgaacttccagatgttcaagctgcttttagaaaaggcagaggaaccagagatcaaattgccaatatccgctggatcatcgaaaaagcaagagagttcaacaacatctatttctgctttattgactatgccaaagcctttgactgtgtggatctcaatcaactgtggaaaattcttcaagagatgggaataccagaccacctgacctgcctcttgagaaacccgtatgcaggtcaggaagcaacagttagaactggacatggaacaacagactggttccaaataggaaaaggagtacgtcaaggctgtatattgtcaccctgcttatttaacttatatgcagagtacatcatgagaaatgctgggctggaggaagcacaagctggaatcaagattgccaggagaaatatcaataacctcagatatgcagatgacaccacccttatggcagagagtgaagaggaactaaaaagcctcttgatgaaagtgaaagacaagagtgaaaaagttggcttaaagctcaacattcagaaaactaagatcatggcgtctggtcccatcacctcatgggaaatagatggggagacagtggaaatagtgtcagactttatttttgggggctccaaaatcactgtggatggtgactgcagccatgaaattaaaagccactcctttgtaggaaagttatgaccaacctagacagcatattaaaaagcagagacattactttgccaacaaaggatgtgagacttggactgtgaagctgagcactgaaaaattgatgcttttgaactgtggtgttggagaagactcttgagagtgccttggactgcaaggagatccaaccagtccatcctaaaggagatcagtcctgggtgttcattagaagaactgatgctgaagctgaaactccagtactttggccacctcatgcaaagagttgactcattggaaaagaccctgatgctgggagggattgggggcaggaggagaagggggcgacagaggatgagatggctagatggcatcaccaactcgatggacatgagtttgagtaagctctgggagttggtgatggacagggaggcctggcttgctgcaattcatggggtcgcagagagtcggacacgactgagtgactgaactgaactacaatattgtagtggtttttgccatacactgacatgaatcagccatgagtatacATGTGtccaccatcttgaacccccctcccccctccctccccatcccatccctctgggttgtcccagtgcaccagctttgagtgccctgtttcacgcatcaaacttggactggtcatctatttcacatatggtaatatacatgtttcaatgctattctctcaaattatcccaccctcgccttctccacagagtccaaaagtctgttctttatatctatgtctctttcgctgtctcacatacagggtcatcattaccatctttctaaattccatatatatatacgttAATATTctgtactggtgtttttttttttctgacttacttcactctgtataataggcttcagtttcatccacctcattagaactgattgaatgcattctttttaatagctgagtaatattccagtgtgtatatgtaccacgactttcttatccattcttctgctgatggacatctaggttgcttccatattctggCTGTTGtatacagtgctgcgatgaacactggggtacatgtgtctctttcaattctggcttcctcagtgtgtatgcccagcagtgggattgctgggtcatagggcagttctatttccagtttttgtttttgttttttctgacacattgtcttattttattcaaatagcaGTCTGTTCACACATGGTCCAAGAACACTtgaataataaagcaaatataatcaCATGTTAAAAATTGGTCTTCAAACATCATAGCCAATGATGCCATGCTTGCCTATGATCTCGCCAACATAAAACCACATCCACACCTCAGTGGCCACCAAACCATTCAGTAGAGCTTCCTTAACAGTGAGCTGTTTGAAGCTACTGGTTTTAGCACTGTTGATAATTTTTTTCAAGCTCTGAATTGATGTAGGGATCTCAGTAGGGGTTGGAGGAACCAGCTCAACCTTGGCATAGTACCAAAATGTGGCCAATCGAGGCTTTGAGTAAGTCACAGCAGTGTTGACCAGTGCTGGGACCTTCTCCGGGAGGTTACGGACAAACTGGGCCATGGTACTAGGACGGAGAGCCCGTCGCCCCGACTGGCTGGCTGAATGTCATCCGCCCGGAAgggctatttccagttttttaaggaatctccacactgttctccatagtggctgtgctagtctgcattcccaccaacagtgtaagagggttcctttttctccacaccctctccagcatttatttattgtttgtagactttttgatagcagctattctgactggcatgagatggtacctcattgtgactttgatttgcatgtctctgatagtgatgttgagcatcttttcatgtgtttgttagccatctctatgtcttctttggagaaatgtctatttagttctttggcccatttttttactgggttatttatttttctggtattgagctgcatgagctgcttgtatatttttgagattaattctttgtcagttgcttcgtttgcaattattttctcccattctgaaggctgtcttttcaccttgcttatagtttacttcattgtgcaaaagcttttgagtttaattaggtcccatttgtttatttttgcttttactgccATTATTCTggtaggtgggtcatagaggatcctgctgtgatttatgtcagagagtgttttgcctatgttttcctctaggagttttatactttctggtcttacatttagatctttaatccattttgagtttatttttgtgtatagtattagaaagtgttctagtttcattcttttacaggtggctgaccaattttcccagaaccacttgttaaagagattgtcttttctccattgtatattcttgcctcctttgtcaaagataaggtgttcataggtgcgtggatttatctctgggctttctattttgttctattgctctatatttctgtctttg includes:
- the LOC133051102 gene encoding ATP synthase subunit g, mitochondrial-like, encoding MAQFVRNLPEKVPALVNTAVTYSKPRLATFWYYAKVELVPPTPTEIPTSIQSLKKIINSAKTSSFKQLTVKEALLNGLVATEVWMWFYVGEIIGKHGIIGYDV